In Nocardioides sp. JQ2195, a genomic segment contains:
- a CDS encoding ATP-dependent DNA helicase: MTEAAETTKVAALLGEAVEALGGQERPGQVQMADAVARAMTDDEHLLVQAGTGTGKSLAYLVPSLMHDKRVVVATATLALQHQLVERDIPRLVDALKAKPGIDTSFAVLKGRSNYACLHRVREGAPDDQGALVELPSGSMGAEVLKLREWAEKESETGGTGEKDNAPRHTEKVWRQVSVSHRECLSKAKCPFGEECFAERAREKAAESQLIVTNHSLLAIDAIEGVPMIPEYDVVVVDEAHEVTARITQAATDELSVGDLERAARRAQRYVEGDEANDLDDAAGSLQDAIARTEPGRIDRIDEQLADALVLVRDAARACLSAIPKDSGEEGDPGKNQAKGGVQEVFTTAERMAADLDSDVLWRNDRDPSRGGPQLCVAPLQVWGPMRDKLLSDKTVVFTSATLMLGGDFSTVASSLGLKADERIATTETSPRTEDVLPWRGIDVGSPFNYGQQAILYVARHLPPPGRDGLVRAQLDEIVDLVDAADGRTLGLFSSKRAAEAAAEEVRKRLPHLTTLAQGEAQLAELQKQFVADPHTCLFGTLSLWQGLDVPGETCQLVLIDRIPFPRPDDPLMSARQKAADRSGGNGFMQVAATHAALLLAQGTGRLIRTTADRGVVAVLDPRLVTARYGNFLKASLPPMWTTADPQVARNALKRLAAG, translated from the coding sequence ATGACTGAAGCAGCCGAGACCACCAAGGTGGCCGCGCTGCTGGGCGAGGCGGTCGAGGCCCTGGGTGGGCAGGAACGTCCCGGCCAGGTCCAGATGGCCGACGCGGTGGCCCGGGCGATGACCGACGACGAGCACCTGCTCGTCCAGGCCGGCACCGGCACCGGCAAGTCGCTGGCCTACCTCGTGCCCAGCCTGATGCACGACAAGCGCGTGGTCGTCGCGACGGCGACCCTCGCCCTCCAGCACCAGCTCGTCGAGCGCGACATCCCACGCCTGGTCGATGCGCTCAAGGCCAAGCCCGGGATCGACACGTCCTTCGCCGTGCTCAAGGGCCGCTCCAACTACGCCTGCCTCCACCGGGTGCGTGAGGGCGCGCCCGACGACCAAGGGGCACTGGTGGAGCTGCCCAGCGGTTCCATGGGCGCCGAGGTGCTCAAGCTGCGCGAGTGGGCCGAGAAGGAGTCCGAGACCGGCGGCACCGGTGAGAAGGACAACGCGCCCCGCCACACCGAGAAGGTCTGGCGGCAGGTCTCCGTCAGCCACCGCGAGTGCCTGAGCAAGGCCAAGTGCCCCTTCGGGGAGGAGTGCTTCGCCGAGCGCGCTCGCGAGAAGGCGGCGGAGTCACAGCTGATCGTCACCAACCACAGCCTGTTGGCCATCGACGCCATCGAGGGCGTCCCGATGATCCCGGAGTACGACGTCGTCGTGGTCGACGAGGCGCACGAGGTGACCGCCCGGATCACCCAGGCGGCCACCGACGAGCTGAGCGTGGGCGACCTGGAGCGCGCCGCGCGCCGGGCCCAGCGCTACGTCGAGGGTGACGAGGCCAACGACCTCGACGATGCTGCCGGCAGCCTCCAGGACGCCATCGCCCGCACCGAGCCCGGTCGCATCGACCGCATCGACGAGCAGCTCGCTGATGCGCTGGTGCTCGTGCGCGACGCCGCCCGGGCCTGCCTCAGTGCCATCCCCAAGGACTCCGGGGAGGAGGGCGACCCCGGCAAGAACCAGGCCAAGGGAGGAGTGCAGGAGGTCTTCACCACCGCCGAGCGGATGGCCGCCGACCTCGACTCCGACGTGCTCTGGCGCAACGACCGCGACCCCTCGCGCGGCGGCCCGCAGCTGTGCGTGGCGCCGCTCCAGGTGTGGGGCCCGATGCGCGACAAGCTGCTGAGCGACAAGACGGTGGTCTTCACCTCGGCGACCCTGATGCTCGGGGGCGACTTCAGCACGGTCGCCTCGTCCCTCGGGCTCAAGGCCGACGAGCGCATCGCGACCACAGAGACCTCGCCCCGCACCGAGGACGTGCTGCCCTGGCGTGGCATCGACGTCGGCTCGCCGTTCAACTACGGCCAGCAGGCGATCCTCTACGTCGCCCGGCACCTGCCCCCGCCGGGTCGTGACGGACTGGTGAGGGCGCAGCTCGACGAGATCGTCGACCTCGTCGACGCCGCCGACGGGCGCACCCTCGGCCTGTTCTCGAGCAAACGGGCCGCCGAGGCCGCCGCGGAGGAGGTGCGCAAGCGTCTGCCCCACCTGACTACGCTCGCCCAGGGTGAGGCCCAGCTGGCGGAGCTGCAGAAGCAGTTCGTCGCCGATCCGCACACCTGCCTGTTCGGCACGCTCAGTCTCTGGCAGGGCCTCGACGTGCCGGGGGAGACCTGCCAGCTGGTGCTGATCGACCGAATCCCGTTCCCGCGTCCCGACGACCCGCTGATGTCGGCGCGCCAGAAGGCAGCCGACCGTTCAGGCGGCAACGGGTTCATGCAGGTCGCGGCCACCCACGCCGCGTTGCTGCTGGCCCAGGGCACCGGCCGACTGATCCGGACCACCGCTGACCGAGGCGTGGTCGCGGTGCTCGACCCCCGCCTGGTGACGGCTCGCTACGGCAACTTCCTCAAGGCCAGCCTGCCCCCGATGTGGACGACCGCCGACCCCCAGGTGGCGCGCAACGCGCTCAAGCGGCTCGCGGCCGGCTGA
- the secD gene encoding protein translocase subunit SecD, producing MSRGAFIRLLLVLGLLAGCVAIAMNVKPRLGLDLRGGTQIMLQAESTDRVEANAESVDRAIEILRGRVDALGVSEPTLTRVGEDRILVELPDLQDPSRAVEAIGKTAQLSVHPVVAAAASKDAKPTKPGDEILQDTDSGQFLELAPAQLTGEDIEGADAGTRQDGVGWQVAVDFTGKGNDAFGDLSAKAACATGDANRIAIVLDKEIISSPTVDVSCGGRIDNGTSITGSFSESEAKDLAILIEGGALPIPVKIISQSTVGPTLGDAAIKSSAEAGVIGLIITGLFIIIVYRFVGFLAAIALTSYAVLSYAMLLALGSTLTLPGLAGFVLAIGLAIDANVLVFERAREEYAENPKAGMRRALQIGFNKAWTAIIDSNVTTLLAALLLFLLASGSVKGFGVTLAIGVIASMISALVIARVLTEIGVTTKFVAKRPQITGLANVGRARTWLTKKNPNIMDKGKLWLGISGAALILALVGIFGHGLNYGLEFTGGRSLEYTTQKAITADKARDVVSGVGLPEAVVQIVKGSDDVERVSIRAGDISDAQKAEIEEGLANEAGKTTQYSDDTVAASLGQELKEKALWAFIIALIAQMIYLAFRFHWTFAVSAVGAMFHDVIIVTGIFAWLDKPIDGIFLASALTIVGLSVNDTVVVFDRIRERWQGTRTGTFSEVSNTACIETMPRTINTGLGAMFILAALAFLGGDSLQDFAIALLLGLIIGTYSSVFSATPALIYLQKLSPFSREKKQKKERNPEDSGAVV from the coding sequence ATGTCACGTGGCGCATTCATCCGACTCCTGCTTGTCCTCGGTCTCCTCGCCGGATGTGTGGCCATCGCCATGAACGTCAAGCCCCGGCTGGGGCTCGACCTGCGCGGTGGAACGCAGATCATGTTGCAGGCCGAGAGCACGGACCGGGTCGAGGCGAATGCTGAGTCGGTCGATCGTGCGATCGAGATCCTCCGTGGTCGAGTCGACGCCCTCGGTGTCTCCGAGCCGACCCTGACCCGCGTCGGTGAGGACCGCATCCTGGTCGAGCTCCCCGACCTCCAGGACCCGTCCCGTGCGGTCGAGGCGATCGGCAAGACCGCCCAGCTGAGCGTGCACCCGGTGGTGGCCGCGGCCGCGTCCAAGGACGCGAAGCCCACCAAGCCCGGTGACGAGATCCTCCAGGACACCGACTCCGGCCAGTTCCTCGAGCTGGCCCCGGCCCAGCTGACCGGTGAGGACATCGAGGGCGCCGACGCCGGCACCCGGCAGGACGGGGTCGGCTGGCAGGTGGCGGTCGACTTCACCGGCAAGGGCAACGACGCGTTCGGTGACCTGAGCGCCAAGGCGGCCTGCGCCACGGGCGACGCCAACCGCATCGCGATCGTCCTCGACAAGGAGATCATCTCCTCGCCGACGGTCGACGTGTCCTGTGGTGGTCGCATCGACAACGGCACCAGCATCACCGGCAGCTTCAGCGAGAGCGAGGCCAAGGACCTGGCCATCCTGATCGAGGGCGGCGCCCTGCCGATCCCGGTCAAGATCATCTCGCAGAGCACCGTGGGCCCGACCCTCGGTGACGCCGCCATCAAGTCCTCCGCCGAGGCCGGCGTCATCGGCCTGATCATCACCGGCCTCTTCATCATCATCGTCTACCGCTTCGTGGGCTTCCTCGCCGCGATCGCGCTGACCTCCTACGCCGTCCTCTCCTACGCGATGCTGCTGGCCCTGGGGTCCACGCTGACCCTCCCGGGCCTGGCCGGCTTCGTGCTCGCCATCGGTCTGGCCATCGACGCCAACGTGCTGGTCTTCGAGAGAGCGAGGGAGGAGTATGCCGAGAACCCGAAGGCCGGCATGCGCCGTGCCCTCCAGATCGGGTTCAACAAGGCGTGGACAGCGATCATCGACTCCAACGTCACCACGCTGCTGGCTGCCCTGCTGCTGTTCCTGCTGGCCTCCGGGTCGGTCAAGGGCTTCGGTGTCACGTTGGCGATCGGTGTCATCGCGTCGATGATCTCCGCGCTGGTGATCGCCCGCGTGCTCACCGAGATCGGCGTGACCACCAAGTTCGTGGCCAAGCGTCCCCAGATCACCGGTCTGGCCAACGTCGGCCGGGCACGCACCTGGTTGACCAAGAAGAACCCGAACATCATGGACAAGGGCAAGCTCTGGCTCGGCATCTCGGGTGCCGCCCTGATCCTCGCGCTGGTCGGCATCTTCGGCCACGGCCTCAACTACGGCCTCGAGTTCACCGGTGGTCGCTCGCTCGAGTACACCACCCAGAAGGCGATCACGGCCGACAAGGCGCGTGACGTGGTCTCCGGCGTCGGCCTGCCCGAGGCCGTCGTGCAGATCGTCAAGGGCAGCGACGACGTCGAGCGGGTCTCGATCCGCGCCGGCGACATCTCCGACGCCCAGAAGGCGGAGATTGAGGAGGGGCTGGCCAACGAGGCCGGCAAGACCACGCAGTACAGCGACGACACGGTTGCGGCCAGCCTGGGCCAGGAGCTGAAGGAGAAGGCGCTCTGGGCGTTCATCATCGCCCTGATCGCGCAGATGATCTATCTGGCCTTCCGGTTCCACTGGACCTTCGCCGTGTCGGCCGTGGGTGCGATGTTCCACGACGTGATCATCGTGACCGGCATCTTCGCGTGGCTCGACAAGCCCATCGACGGCATCTTCCTCGCCTCGGCGCTGACCATCGTCGGTCTGTCGGTCAACGACACCGTGGTCGTCTTCGACCGGATTCGAGAACGCTGGCAGGGAACCCGGACCGGTACCTTCTCCGAGGTCAGCAACACCGCCTGCATCGAGACGATGCCGCGCACCATCAACACCGGTCTCGGCGCCATGTTCATCCTGGCCGCGCTCGCGTTCCTCGGTGGCGACTCGCTGCAGGACTTCGCGATCGCGCTGCTGCTGGGCCTGATCATCGGTACCTACTCCTCGGTGTTCTCCGCGACCCCGGCGCTGATCTACCTGCAGAAGCTCTCGCCGTTCTCGCGGGAGAAGAAGCAGAAGAAGGAGCGCAACCCGGAGGACTCGGGCGCCGTCGTCTGA
- a CDS encoding SGNH/GDSL hydrolase family protein: protein MGEFVVRGSRLRWATRVVALVAMASLLALSYAAFERATSEDVSKCERFSLASQAREAVVTGTGQRVVVIGDSYSAGLGLDDPARSWPRELNGEVHVHGFSGSGFSAHASTCGNVSYADRAARAVRDGADLVVVQGGLNDVRSSDAAIRAGVRRVLAQLQGLEVVVVGPVPAPSRMPAAAHVDKVLAREMSAAGVRYLSMIDLDLDYLDGDLHLTPQGHRELGAAVADALAG, encoded by the coding sequence GTGGGGGAGTTCGTGGTCCGGGGTTCGAGGCTGCGCTGGGCGACGCGCGTGGTCGCGTTGGTCGCGATGGCGTCGTTGCTGGCGTTGTCGTACGCCGCGTTCGAGCGCGCCACGAGTGAGGACGTCTCCAAGTGCGAGCGCTTCTCGCTCGCCTCGCAGGCGCGCGAGGCCGTGGTCACCGGCACCGGGCAGCGGGTCGTGGTGATCGGCGACTCCTACTCCGCCGGACTCGGCCTCGACGACCCGGCCCGCTCGTGGCCACGTGAGCTGAACGGCGAGGTGCACGTCCACGGCTTCTCCGGCTCCGGGTTCAGCGCCCACGCCAGCACCTGCGGAAACGTCTCCTACGCCGATCGCGCGGCCCGCGCGGTCCGGGACGGAGCCGACCTCGTCGTGGTCCAGGGCGGCCTGAACGACGTGCGCTCCAGCGACGCCGCGATCCGCGCCGGCGTACGCCGGGTGCTGGCGCAGCTGCAGGGCCTCGAGGTGGTCGTGGTCGGCCCGGTCCCGGCCCCGTCGCGGATGCCCGCAGCCGCCCACGTCGACAAGGTGCTGGCCCGGGAGATGAGCGCCGCCGGGGTCCGCTACCTGTCGATGATCGACCTCGACCTCGACTACCTCGACGGCGATCTCCACCTCACCCCGCAGGGCCACCGCGAGCTCGGTGCCGCGGTGGCGGACGCCCTGGCCGGCTGA
- the hflX gene encoding GTPase HflX produces MTNASEDFSLDAELAETDAWDDEDFESGYADDVVSADGPDPELTTGDQDLAERHALRRVAGLRTELEDITEVEYRQLRLERVVLVGVWTEGSVEDAENSMAELALLAETAGSEVLDNVYQRRQKPDPATYIGRGKVDGLREIVQATGADTVILDGDLAPSQLRNLEDKLKVKAIDRTALILDIFAQHAKSKEGQAQVELAQLQYMKQRLRGWGGNLSRQAGGRAAGGEGIGGRGPGETKIETDRRRINTKIAKLRRELKAMKGTRDTKRAERQRNAIPSVAIAGYTNAGKSSLLNRLTDAGVLVEDSLFATLDPTTRRTTTSDGRIYTMSDTVGFVRHLPHQLVEAFRSTLEEVADSDLILHVVDGSHPDPEGQIAAVREVFAEIEASKVPELIVVNKADAADPMVLARLRAREPHSVVVSAKTGEGIREALALIESELPRPSVAFSALLPYERGDLINKLHQQGEIESLEHTAEGSLVKGRAHEGLAGELAAYAV; encoded by the coding sequence ATGACGAACGCATCTGAAGACTTCTCCCTCGACGCCGAGCTCGCCGAGACCGACGCGTGGGACGACGAGGACTTCGAGTCCGGCTACGCCGATGACGTGGTCTCCGCGGACGGACCCGACCCCGAGCTCACCACCGGCGACCAGGACCTGGCCGAGCGCCACGCCCTGCGCCGGGTCGCCGGGTTGCGCACCGAGCTCGAGGACATCACCGAGGTCGAGTACCGCCAGCTGCGCCTCGAGCGGGTCGTGCTCGTCGGGGTGTGGACCGAGGGCTCCGTGGAGGACGCCGAGAACTCGATGGCCGAGCTCGCCCTGCTGGCCGAGACCGCCGGCTCCGAGGTGCTCGACAACGTCTACCAGCGACGGCAGAAGCCCGACCCCGCGACCTACATCGGCCGCGGCAAGGTCGACGGCCTGCGCGAGATCGTCCAGGCCACCGGTGCCGACACGGTGATCCTCGACGGCGACCTCGCGCCCAGCCAGCTGAGGAACCTCGAGGACAAGCTCAAGGTCAAGGCGATCGACCGCACCGCCCTGATCCTCGACATCTTCGCCCAGCACGCGAAGAGCAAGGAGGGCCAGGCACAGGTCGAGCTGGCGCAGCTGCAGTACATGAAGCAGCGACTGCGTGGCTGGGGTGGCAACCTCTCCCGGCAGGCAGGTGGCCGCGCGGCCGGCGGCGAGGGCATCGGTGGCCGCGGCCCCGGTGAGACCAAGATCGAGACCGACCGGCGCCGGATCAACACCAAGATCGCCAAGCTCCGTCGCGAGCTCAAGGCGATGAAGGGCACCCGCGACACCAAGCGCGCCGAGCGCCAGCGCAACGCGATCCCGTCGGTGGCGATCGCCGGCTACACCAACGCCGGCAAGTCGTCGCTGCTCAACCGGCTCACCGACGCCGGGGTGCTGGTGGAGGACTCGCTGTTCGCGACGCTCGACCCGACCACCCGGCGTACGACGACCTCGGACGGCCGGATCTACACGATGAGCGACACGGTCGGCTTCGTCCGCCACCTGCCGCACCAGCTCGTCGAGGCATTCCGCTCGACGCTGGAGGAGGTCGCCGACTCCGACCTGATCCTGCACGTCGTCGACGGGTCGCACCCCGATCCCGAGGGCCAGATCGCGGCCGTGCGCGAGGTGTTCGCCGAGATCGAGGCGAGCAAGGTCCCCGAGCTGATCGTGGTCAACAAGGCCGACGCGGCCGACCCGATGGTGCTGGCCCGGCTCCGGGCCCGCGAACCGCACTCGGTCGTGGTCAGCGCGAAGACCGGGGAGGGCATCCGCGAGGCGCTGGCGCTGATCGAGTCCGAGCTGCCCCGGCCGAGCGTCGCGTTCAGCGCGTTGCTGCCGTATGAGCGCGGAGACCTGATCAACAAGCTGCACCAGCAGGGCGAGATCGAGTCCCTGGAGCACACCGCCGAGGGCAGTCTCGTCAAGGGCCGGGCCCACGAGGGGCTGGCCGGCGAGCTGGCGGCGTACGCCGTCTGA
- a CDS encoding SDR family NAD(P)-dependent oxidoreductase encodes MDITGASAIVTGGASGIGAAVVRQLAAKGAKVVVADLNAEKGEALADEVGGAFVGVDVTDTEQIKNAVAKAAELGPLRVLVNSAGIGWAQRTIGRDGEFDSAHDLAAFTKVIGINLIGTFDALRLAATAMSRNEPDADGQRGVVVNMASVAAFDGQIGQASYSASKGGVVGMTLPIARDLSSAGIRVNTVAPGLIDTPIYGEGEASEQFKAKLGESVLFPKRLGVPDELASMVIECVTNSYMNGEVIRVDGGIRMPPK; translated from the coding sequence ATGGACATCACAGGAGCAAGTGCAATCGTCACCGGCGGCGCCTCGGGAATCGGTGCTGCCGTGGTCCGCCAGCTCGCCGCCAAGGGCGCGAAGGTGGTCGTCGCCGACCTCAACGCCGAGAAGGGCGAGGCCCTGGCGGACGAGGTCGGCGGTGCCTTCGTCGGCGTCGACGTGACCGACACCGAGCAGATCAAGAACGCGGTCGCCAAGGCAGCGGAGCTCGGCCCGCTCCGGGTGCTGGTCAACTCCGCCGGCATCGGCTGGGCGCAGCGCACCATCGGCCGTGACGGCGAGTTCGACTCGGCCCACGACCTGGCTGCCTTCACCAAGGTGATCGGGATCAACCTGATCGGCACGTTCGACGCACTGCGCCTGGCCGCCACCGCGATGAGCCGCAATGAGCCCGACGCCGACGGCCAGCGCGGGGTGGTGGTCAACATGGCCTCGGTGGCCGCCTTCGACGGCCAGATCGGCCAGGCCTCCTACTCGGCCTCCAAGGGCGGCGTCGTCGGGATGACCCTGCCGATCGCCCGTGACCTGTCCTCGGCGGGGATCCGCGTCAACACGGTGGCGCCGGGGCTGATCGACACGCCGATCTACGGCGAGGGCGAGGCCTCGGAGCAGTTCAAGGCCAAGCTGGGCGAGAGCGTGCTGTTCCCCAAGCGCCTGGGCGTCCCGGACGAGCTGGCCAGCATGGTCATCGAGTGCGTGACGAACTCCTACATGAACGGTGAGGTCATTCGCGTCGACGGCGGCATCCGGATGCCCCCCAAGTGA
- the dapF gene encoding diaminopimelate epimerase, translating into MTDTAFVKGHGTENDFVLLPDANGLLELTAERVVRLCDRRAGIGGDGVIRVVRTDATDDPAAVAARGEARWFMDYRNSDGSVGEMCGNGVRVFALYLATHASIDPREPLKVATRDGIKTVTFAATDDGDVAITVDMGAPTFGAESKVTVGEHTWPAVNVDMGNPHAVTFVESLDDAGSLLEGPTYDATVYPGGVNVEFVVRRGEQHVAMRVHERGSGETRSCGTGACAVMVAAAQADGAERGTAYVVDVPGGTLSITWTEDDRVLMTGTARLVAEGITTL; encoded by the coding sequence GTGACTGACACCGCCTTCGTGAAGGGGCACGGCACCGAGAACGACTTCGTGCTGCTGCCGGACGCCAACGGGCTCCTCGAGCTCACCGCCGAGCGTGTGGTGCGACTGTGCGACCGCCGGGCCGGCATCGGTGGCGACGGCGTGATCCGCGTGGTGCGCACCGACGCGACCGACGACCCCGCAGCCGTCGCCGCCCGGGGCGAGGCGCGGTGGTTCATGGACTACCGCAACTCCGACGGCTCCGTGGGCGAGATGTGCGGCAACGGGGTCCGCGTGTTCGCCCTCTATCTCGCCACCCACGCCTCGATCGATCCGCGTGAGCCGCTCAAGGTGGCCACCCGCGACGGCATCAAGACCGTCACGTTCGCGGCGACCGACGACGGTGACGTCGCGATCACGGTCGACATGGGCGCTCCCACCTTCGGTGCCGAGTCGAAGGTCACCGTCGGCGAGCACACCTGGCCCGCGGTCAACGTCGACATGGGCAACCCCCACGCGGTCACGTTCGTCGAGTCGCTCGACGACGCCGGCTCGCTGCTGGAGGGGCCGACGTACGACGCAACCGTCTATCCCGGCGGCGTCAACGTCGAGTTCGTCGTACGCCGCGGCGAGCAGCACGTGGCGATGCGCGTGCACGAGCGCGGCTCGGGCGAGACCCGGTCGTGCGGGACCGGCGCGTGCGCGGTGATGGTCGCGGCCGCGCAGGCAGACGGTGCCGAGCGCGGCACGGCGTACGTCGTGGACGTCCCCGGCGGGACCTTGAGCATCACCTGGACCGAGGACGACCGGGTGCTGATGACCGGAACCGCGAGACTCGTGGCAGAGGGCATCACCACGCTCTAG
- a CDS encoding dihydrofolate reductase family protein, whose protein sequence is MVTQYYTASSLDGFIATKDNSLEWLFRQDIDLEGPMAYPEFGKEKGALVMGATTYEWILGNHETWDYTSPTWVFTHRELPAKSGGGDVHLTQAPVAEVHREMTEAAAGKNIWIVGGGDLVGQFADEGLLDEVWVQYAPVTLGSGAPLLPRELDLELVEVARNRDFMCGRWSVVR, encoded by the coding sequence ATGGTCACGCAGTACTACACCGCATCCAGTCTCGACGGGTTCATCGCCACGAAGGACAACTCGCTCGAGTGGCTCTTCCGCCAGGACATCGACCTGGAGGGGCCGATGGCCTACCCCGAGTTCGGGAAGGAGAAGGGCGCGCTGGTGATGGGGGCGACGACCTATGAGTGGATCTTGGGCAACCACGAGACCTGGGACTACACCAGCCCGACCTGGGTCTTCACCCACCGCGAGCTGCCCGCGAAGAGCGGGGGCGGTGACGTGCACCTCACCCAGGCGCCGGTCGCCGAGGTGCACCGCGAGATGACGGAGGCCGCCGCCGGCAAGAACATCTGGATCGTCGGGGGCGGCGACCTCGTCGGCCAGTTCGCCGACGAGGGGCTCCTCGACGAGGTGTGGGTGCAGTACGCCCCGGTCACCCTGGGTTCCGGCGCGCCGCTCCTGCCCCGCGAGCTGGACCTCGAGCTGGTCGAGGTGGCGCGCAACCGCGACTTCATGTGTGGGCGCTGGTCCGTGGTGCGTTGA
- the miaA gene encoding tRNA (adenosine(37)-N6)-dimethylallyltransferase MiaA translates to MSAAVSPHDEIPVVAVVGATAAGKTGLSLDLAERLGGEIVNTDAMQVYRGMDIGTAKLPPDQRRDTPHHLLDVLDIDEIATVADFQRLARNTIADLRAREVVPVLVGGSALYTRAVLDRFEFPGTDADVRRGLEEALEADGSGAMHARLRELDPQAAQGIHPSNGRRVVRALEVVMITGEPYSASLPRLAYAVENAHQIGVDIDRDTLDVRIGQRVEQMFDDGFVDEVSRLLDHGLADAVTASRAIGYPDVTAYLAGELTLEQAKERTKTATRRFARKQDGWFRKDPRITWLPWDAPDLVDRAVDAIRG, encoded by the coding sequence ATGTCTGCGGCAGTCTCACCCCACGACGAGATCCCGGTGGTGGCGGTCGTCGGGGCGACGGCGGCCGGCAAGACCGGGCTCTCCCTCGACCTGGCGGAGCGCCTGGGTGGCGAGATCGTCAACACCGACGCCATGCAGGTCTATCGCGGCATGGACATCGGCACCGCCAAGCTGCCTCCTGACCAGCGCCGCGACACCCCTCACCACCTGCTCGACGTCCTGGACATCGACGAGATCGCAACCGTCGCCGACTTCCAACGGCTGGCGAGGAACACCATCGCCGACCTGCGCGCCCGCGAGGTCGTGCCGGTGCTGGTCGGCGGCTCGGCGCTCTACACCCGCGCCGTGCTCGACCGCTTCGAGTTCCCCGGCACGGATGCCGACGTACGACGAGGGCTCGAGGAGGCGCTCGAGGCCGACGGGTCCGGCGCGATGCATGCCAGGCTCAGGGAGCTGGATCCCCAAGCAGCACAGGGAATCCACCCCAGCAACGGACGTCGCGTCGTGCGGGCGCTCGAGGTCGTGATGATCACGGGCGAGCCCTACTCGGCCAGCCTGCCCAGGCTCGCGTACGCCGTGGAGAACGCGCACCAGATCGGTGTCGACATCGACCGGGACACCCTCGACGTACGCATCGGGCAGCGGGTGGAGCAGATGTTCGACGACGGGTTCGTCGACGAGGTCTCCCGGCTGCTGGACCACGGACTGGCCGACGCGGTCACGGCCTCGAGGGCGATCGGCTATCCCGACGTGACGGCGTACCTCGCGGGTGAGCTGACCCTGGAGCAGGCGAAGGAGCGGACGAAGACCGCGACCAGGCGCTTCGCCCGCAAGCAGGACGGGTGGTTCCGCAAGGACCCACGGATCACCTGGCTGCCGTGGGACGCCCCTGACCTGGTGGACCGGGCGGTCGACGCCATCCGCGGGTGA
- a CDS encoding antitoxin produces MGFLDKLKGKASDAVDQHGDKIADGLDKAKDFVDDKTGGKLGDKGDVVVDKAKDALDGLDGKNDDIK; encoded by the coding sequence ATGGGTTTCCTGGACAAGCTGAAGGGCAAGGCGTCCGACGCTGTTGACCAGCACGGCGACAAGATCGCCGACGGTCTCGATAAGGCCAAGGACTTCGTCGACGACAAGACCGGCGGCAAGCTCGGCGACAAGGGCGACGTCGTCGTCGACAAGGCCAAGGACGCACTCGACGGCCTCGACGGGAAGAACGACGACATCAAGTGA
- a CDS encoding NUDIX domain-containing protein, translating into MVERFAVIPAAYVFLLRDGERGTEVLLQLRQNTGYMDQHWAAAAAGHVEQGETAFAAAQREATEELGITGIDLTFVTSMQRSQGGAPIEERIDFFFTARSWSGEPTVIEPEKCVEIAWFPLSALPEPVVPHEHQVLTGLREGQVPAYSTFGFTSS; encoded by the coding sequence ATGGTTGAACGATTCGCCGTCATCCCGGCCGCCTACGTGTTCCTGCTGCGTGACGGTGAGCGTGGCACGGAGGTGCTGCTCCAGCTCCGCCAGAACACCGGGTACATGGACCAGCACTGGGCCGCCGCCGCCGCCGGGCACGTCGAGCAGGGCGAGACCGCCTTCGCAGCCGCTCAACGCGAGGCCACCGAGGAGCTCGGCATCACCGGCATCGACCTCACCTTCGTCACGTCCATGCAGCGCAGCCAGGGCGGTGCCCCCATCGAGGAGCGCATCGACTTCTTCTTCACGGCTCGTTCGTGGTCCGGCGAGCCAACCGTCATCGAGCCGGAGAAGTGCGTGGAGATCGCCTGGTTCCCCCTGAGCGCCCTGCCCGAGCCCGTGGTCCCCCACGAGCACCAGGTTCTCACCGGGCTCCGCGAGGGCCAGGTGCCGGCGTACTCGACGTTCGGCTTCACCAGCTCCTGA